From the genome of Dehalobacter sp. 12DCB1, one region includes:
- a CDS encoding small basic family protein → MWLLPVFGLILGLLIGFISPFSIPVDYTKYFSVAILGALDSVMGGIRSYQEDHFDSTIFLSGFIVNIIMASLLAFIGDRIGVDLYLAAVVAFGTRLFQNISIIRRHIINRYHKT, encoded by the coding sequence ATGTGGCTACTACCGGTTTTCGGATTAATTCTTGGACTATTAATTGGATTCATAAGTCCGTTTAGTATTCCGGTGGACTATACCAAATATTTTTCAGTAGCGATTTTAGGCGCGTTGGACTCAGTCATGGGTGGTATAAGATCCTATCAGGAAGATCATTTTGACAGTACGATCTTCCTCAGCGGTTTTATCGTCAATATCATTATGGCCAGCCTGCTGGCATTTATCGGGGATAGAATAGGCGTCGACCTGTATCTTGCTGCCGTGGTGGCCTTTGGCACCAGATTATTCCAAAACATCAGTATTATTCGCCGGCATATCATTAATAGATATCATAAAACCTGA
- the murA gene encoding UDP-N-acetylglucosamine 1-carboxyvinyltransferase, which produces MTMDRYVITGKQRLEGSIRTSGAKNASLPLMAAAILADGKTELQGIPHLTDILCMGEVLKSLGCKTQFGSNELTIDSSSLNDCIVDDALMRKMRASNLILGPMLVRNGRVKISRPGGCAIGTRPMDQHIKGLQELGVRVEERHGYIEATAGKLRGGDIYLDIPSVGATENIMMAAVLTEGTTIIRNAAREPEIVDLQNLLNKMGARIRGAGTHVLRIDGVAKLKSTEHTVIPDRIEAGTHMVAAVMTGGDILVENVIPEHIGPVIAKLRQGGAEVTPYGDSVRVRQNGQFKALEIKTLVYPGFPTDMQPQFLAMLTIADGTSIVSETIFENRFQHVAELRRMGARITVEGRTAIITGRPNLEGAFVEATDLRAGAALFLSALAAEEGTVLERIDHIDRGYEDLEGKYRALGAKIQRVVKQ; this is translated from the coding sequence ACAAAGACTTGAGGGAAGTATTCGGACCAGCGGAGCAAAAAATGCATCACTGCCGCTCATGGCAGCCGCCATTCTGGCCGATGGGAAAACAGAGCTGCAGGGAATTCCTCATCTCACAGATATTCTTTGTATGGGTGAAGTTCTGAAAAGCCTTGGCTGTAAAACACAATTCGGCTCAAATGAACTGACCATTGATTCCTCTTCACTGAATGATTGCATTGTCGATGATGCGCTAATGCGAAAAATGCGGGCATCCAACTTGATTTTAGGCCCGATGCTCGTACGAAACGGAAGGGTTAAAATATCCAGACCAGGCGGCTGTGCGATTGGGACACGTCCAATGGATCAACATATTAAAGGACTGCAGGAACTCGGCGTACGTGTTGAAGAGAGACATGGATACATAGAGGCCACAGCGGGGAAACTCAGGGGCGGAGATATCTATCTGGATATACCGAGTGTCGGGGCTACGGAAAATATCATGATGGCTGCGGTTTTGACCGAAGGAACAACCATCATCCGCAATGCGGCCAGAGAACCGGAAATCGTTGACCTGCAGAATCTGCTGAATAAAATGGGCGCCAGGATCAGAGGGGCCGGGACTCACGTCCTGCGCATCGACGGCGTCGCGAAACTTAAGAGTACAGAACATACTGTCATCCCTGACAGGATAGAAGCCGGGACGCATATGGTCGCCGCCGTTATGACAGGCGGAGACATCCTAGTGGAAAACGTGATTCCCGAACATATCGGCCCCGTTATTGCCAAACTGCGCCAGGGAGGGGCTGAAGTAACTCCTTATGGAGACAGCGTCAGGGTACGTCAAAATGGACAGTTTAAAGCGCTCGAAATAAAAACGCTGGTCTACCCGGGATTCCCGACCGATATGCAGCCGCAATTCCTGGCAATGCTAACGATTGCTGACGGAACGAGCATTGTCTCCGAGACGATTTTTGAAAACCGCTTCCAGCATGTCGCTGAGTTGAGACGGATGGGAGCCAGGATTACCGTTGAGGGAAGAACGGCAATTATTACCGGTAGGCCAAACCTCGAAGGTGCGTTTGTGGAAGCAACTGATTTGCGTGCCGGAGCAGCTCTCTTTCTCTCAGCTTTAGCTGCCGAAGAGGGCACGGTCTTGGAGAGAATCGATCACATTGACCGGGGTTATGAAGATCTCGAGGGAAAATACAGGGCTTTGGGAGCAAAAATACAGCGGGTCGTCAAACAATAA
- a CDS encoding FtsQ-type POTRA domain-containing protein produces MAHTRSNTFWIYAAALICLIAVGLYMFSKSDFFNVEEVRAEGLSNVTENEVLQLLGTVKGENIFLTDTEALAMKVKLHPLIDQAQVEKELPATLVIKVQERVPAAMILNSDGVVVVDLQGVILKFYDSWPAEDNPVLTGVEVPETIGPGQKIDNVNLNKALLLLGQAPAELLPLIGEVHSTTDGQISLYLTSGIEVKIGFDTEFTEKLKLLQELLNSEEYKTVEKAIQYIDLTAGKPVLGR; encoded by the coding sequence TTGGCTCACACCAGATCAAATACATTTTGGATCTATGCGGCGGCTTTGATCTGTCTCATTGCTGTAGGACTTTATATGTTTTCCAAATCGGATTTTTTTAACGTGGAGGAAGTCAGGGCAGAAGGATTAAGCAATGTCACTGAGAATGAAGTATTGCAGCTTTTGGGAACCGTAAAAGGTGAGAATATTTTTCTAACCGATACAGAAGCCTTGGCGATGAAGGTCAAGCTTCATCCGCTGATTGATCAGGCGCAGGTAGAAAAGGAACTTCCGGCAACGCTGGTGATCAAAGTACAGGAACGTGTACCGGCCGCAATGATCTTAAACAGCGACGGGGTTGTCGTCGTGGATCTGCAGGGCGTCATTCTGAAATTTTATGATTCCTGGCCCGCGGAAGACAATCCAGTGCTGACCGGAGTCGAAGTCCCTGAAACAATCGGCCCTGGACAAAAGATTGACAATGTGAACCTAAACAAGGCCCTTCTGTTGCTGGGACAAGCCCCTGCGGAACTACTGCCGCTGATTGGAGAGGTTCACAGCACAACGGACGGGCAAATAAGTCTTTATCTGACCTCCGGTATTGAAGTGAAAATAGGATTTGACACCGAGTTTACCGAAAAGCTGAAGCTGCTTCAGGAATTGTTAAACAGTGAAGAATACAAAACCGTAGAAAAAGCAATTCAATATATTGATTTAACGGCAGGGAAACCTGTTTTAGGAAGATAG
- a CDS encoding TetR/AcrR family transcriptional regulator: MTRIAGPKKSIQTKRIFMDAFIALNHDKMIDKMSIKELCNRVGLNRGTFYLHFQDIYDLREQIENELLNGMKEIFLEFSKDIIIIRDPHLARNAFSSILAYIQKHHLYFEALLGPTGDISFINKIKDNVKLLLLDNLLLRDKEKNINKDHYELILEYGLSANVGIVIYWIKNGMKIPIDELVTLYNELMFNGLAQGILTPNTSS, translated from the coding sequence ATGACGAGAATCGCTGGACCAAAAAAGTCCATTCAGACAAAACGCATTTTCATGGATGCTTTCATTGCGTTAAATCATGATAAAATGATTGATAAAATGAGTATTAAAGAGCTTTGCAATCGAGTCGGGTTAAATAGGGGAACATTCTATCTTCATTTCCAGGATATTTATGATTTACGTGAGCAAATTGAAAACGAGTTGCTGAATGGTATGAAAGAAATTTTTCTTGAGTTTAGTAAAGATATCATTATAATAAGAGACCCTCATCTAGCAAGAAATGCCTTCAGCAGTATACTTGCCTATATCCAAAAGCATCACTTGTATTTTGAAGCCCTTCTCGGCCCAACCGGTGACATCTCGTTTATTAATAAAATCAAAGATAATGTGAAGCTTTTGCTCCTTGATAACTTATTATTACGCGATAAGGAAAAAAACATAAATAAAGACCATTACGAATTAATTTTAGAATATGGTCTATCGGCAAATGTCGGTATTGTCATATATTGGATAAAAAATGGTATGAAAATACCCATAGATGAACTGGTTACCTTATATAACGAACTAATGTTTAATGGCTTGGCTCAAGGTATTTTAACCCCCAATACTTCCTCCTGA
- a CDS encoding DUF3102 domain-containing protein, giving the protein MDNSTGERTPLVIAAEINMITCQTKKILLTSAIEIGRRLLEAKDLVKHGEWGKWLAKSVSYSQKTAERLIKLYEEYGPKFSDGSDRSKSTPVSILTYTQALLLLGLPEEEREEFIAHNNVGSMTKQELQQALKDRDQANQAKEQALQEKDQALQENQALKKGLETIDSTISELKNEQAKAASRPTNPKNVNAEAQSANNASSAGNAPPATTAPFTHNLKTEHDPDAHIKYVEKCDTCCKTIADTFFDLTTALTNLAHIDPNLKEEKRKEANRLIEYMAETIKEWPPPKKPLRVRS; this is encoded by the coding sequence ATGGATAACTCGACCGGCGAACGCACGCCGCTTGTCATAGCGGCTGAAATAAATATGATAACCTGCCAGACCAAAAAAATCCTGCTTACCAGCGCCATTGAAATCGGCCGTCGTTTGCTGGAAGCCAAGGATCTGGTCAAACACGGGGAATGGGGTAAGTGGCTGGCAAAGTCTGTGAGCTATTCCCAGAAAACTGCCGAAAGACTGATCAAACTCTACGAAGAATACGGGCCTAAATTTTCTGACGGATCCGACAGGTCAAAATCGACACCAGTGTCGATTTTGACTTACACCCAGGCCCTCCTCCTGCTGGGCTTACCGGAAGAGGAGCGGGAGGAATTTATCGCGCACAATAACGTCGGCAGTATGACGAAACAGGAGCTGCAGCAGGCTCTGAAGGACAGAGATCAGGCCAATCAGGCGAAGGAACAGGCGCTTCAGGAAAAGGACCAGGCTCTTCAGGAGAATCAAGCACTTAAAAAAGGGCTGGAGACGATCGACAGCACCATCTCCGAATTAAAGAATGAGCAGGCTAAGGCTGCATCAAGGCCAACAAATCCGAAAAATGTCAATGCAGAAGCGCAATCTGCCAACAATGCCTCCTCTGCCGGTAACGCCCCCCCTGCAACAACAGCCCCTTTTACCCACAACCTTAAAACCGAACATGACCCGGACGCTCACATCAAGTATGTAGAAAAATGCGACACTTGCTGCAAAACAATCGCCGATACCTTCTTCGATCTGACGACAGCGCTCACCAATCTGGCGCATATCGATCCGAACCTGAAAGAAGAAAAAAGAAAAGAGGCCAATCGGCTGATTGAATACATGGCAGAGACGATTAAAGAGTGGCCGCCCCCCAAGAAACCGCTTAGAGTTCGTTCCTGA
- a CDS encoding peptidoglycan-binding protein: MSLRLTRTLRLGMRGNDVRQLQIALIELGYNPGTPDGIFGPRTQSTVIAFQQNNGLVQDGIVGPATTAALNRTLFEPAFLKVGSRGPEVATLQSILQELGYNPGMADGVFGPKTREAVIAFQRDYGLIQDGIAGPQTFTVLDQVIRSKTI, translated from the coding sequence ATGAGCCTTCGGCTAACTAGAACGCTCAGGCTAGGGATGCGTGGTAATGATGTCAGACAACTGCAAATCGCTCTGATTGAACTGGGTTATAATCCAGGAACTCCAGATGGTATCTTTGGTCCTCGTACCCAATCAACAGTAATTGCCTTTCAGCAAAATAACGGGTTGGTACAGGATGGAATTGTAGGTCCGGCAACGACAGCAGCTTTGAATAGAACTCTTTTTGAACCTGCATTTCTCAAAGTAGGTTCCCGGGGTCCGGAAGTTGCGACATTGCAGTCTATTCTTCAAGAACTCGGCTATAACCCGGGAATGGCTGATGGAGTATTCGGGCCTAAGACCAGGGAAGCTGTGATCGCTTTCCAAAGGGATTATGGACTTATCCAAGATGGTATTGCGGGACCTCAGACCTTTACAGTTTTGGATCAGGTAATCCGCAGCAAGACAATATAA
- a CDS encoding ABC transporter permease: MMEIIVGILKQKILWIGLAVMILFASVLTIALLGSTINAELKGAPMALVLQDEGVALQSGVELNFGQKIVESVMTSIGGQDNSAFKWTILTDKSEAMDAMNDQKYYGALIIPKDFSKKVMSVTSANQTPGEVEVYVNNGMSQTVANILTQVVGKMETGINDKLRTQLAAQLASATKQTPEIGQSPSKQTSQTASAQAAAMQAQRQMMQNLQQNTLVSFTIDKVNVIPDHSANGNAPVSVTMLAWMTGLISSILLFFVIKKVEQTKKTEKALTIGIQIVCAIAFCFIASLVILIVGNGLLKMTVPNSFEFCLYFTLISFSFFLMQSMLVNGLGAQGIVLVMLVFFFGLPMISLPYEMLSSASKFWLYSWMPLRFGVEVMRDFFYFAGTNMIKPMTSLLSAGAICLVLSFLSVFMPVKKSKTSNLGF, encoded by the coding sequence ATGATGGAAATTATTGTTGGTATTTTAAAACAAAAAATATTGTGGATTGGATTAGCAGTGATGATTCTATTTGCATCTGTGCTAACAATTGCACTTTTAGGATCAACGATTAATGCTGAATTGAAAGGTGCGCCTATGGCTTTAGTTTTGCAGGATGAGGGAGTAGCCTTGCAGTCCGGAGTAGAATTAAATTTTGGGCAAAAAATAGTAGAATCGGTAATGACATCAATCGGCGGCCAGGACAACTCAGCCTTTAAGTGGACGATTCTCACTGACAAAAGTGAGGCGATGGATGCAATGAATGATCAGAAATATTATGGTGCTCTGATTATTCCAAAGGACTTTAGTAAAAAGGTGATGTCTGTCACAAGTGCAAACCAGACGCCTGGTGAAGTTGAGGTATATGTCAACAACGGAATGAGTCAAACCGTTGCCAATATTTTGACGCAGGTTGTGGGAAAAATGGAGACGGGTATCAATGACAAATTAAGAACACAGCTAGCAGCTCAGCTAGCCAGCGCTACTAAACAAACTCCGGAGATCGGTCAAAGCCCGTCAAAGCAAACCAGTCAGACGGCTTCCGCCCAAGCCGCAGCAATGCAAGCGCAGAGGCAAATGATGCAAAATCTGCAGCAGAATACGCTCGTAAGTTTTACCATTGACAAAGTTAACGTTATTCCCGATCACAGTGCCAATGGTAATGCACCTGTTTCTGTCACAATGTTGGCTTGGATGACCGGCTTAATATCATCCATACTCCTCTTTTTTGTGATAAAGAAAGTTGAGCAAACTAAAAAAACGGAAAAGGCACTTACGATTGGAATACAGATCGTTTGTGCCATTGCGTTTTGCTTCATTGCTTCGTTGGTTATCTTGATTGTTGGAAACGGCTTATTGAAAATGACGGTTCCGAACAGTTTTGAGTTCTGTTTATATTTTACACTGATAAGCTTCAGTTTTTTCCTAATGCAGTCAATGCTGGTAAATGGATTAGGTGCTCAGGGAATTGTACTTGTCATGCTGGTATTCTTTTTTGGGCTGCCAATGATTTCTCTGCCTTATGAAATGCTTTCCTCTGCGTCAAAGTTTTGGTTATATTCCTGGATGCCTTTACGCTTTGGCGTAGAGGTGATGCGGGATTTCTTCTATTTTGCCGGTACCAATATGATTAAACCAATGACATCGTTGTTGTCGGCCGGAGCTATATGCTTGGTTCTATCCTTCCTCTCTGTCTTTATGCCTGTTAAGAAAAGCAAAACTTCAAATCTGGGGTTTTAA
- the ftsZ gene encoding cell division protein FtsZ, producing the protein MLEFISDEMQFARIKVIGVGGGGNNAVNRMISVGLKGVEFIGLNTDAQALQMSRAAEKIQIGIKLTKGLGAGANPEIGHSAAEESRDEIAKALLGADMVFVAAGMGGGTGTGAAPVVAEIAREIGALTVGVVTRPFSFEGRKRAMQAERGILELKEKVDTLITIPNDRLLQVVDKHTTVQEAFSIADDILLQGVQGISNLITIPGLINLDFADVKTIMSDTGSALMGIGQASGENRAVDAARKAISSPLLETSIEGAKGVLLNITGGPNLTLLEVNEASEIVGEAADQEANIIFGAVIDENLKDDVRVTVIATGFDQRSNFVKKLKNPQEAVKMDDYNPFKDHVDIPNFLKYKR; encoded by the coding sequence ATGCTCGAATTCATTAGTGATGAGATGCAGTTTGCACGGATCAAGGTAATTGGGGTCGGCGGCGGCGGAAACAATGCCGTAAACAGAATGATTTCCGTTGGTCTTAAAGGAGTAGAGTTCATCGGGCTGAATACAGATGCTCAGGCGCTTCAAATGTCCAGAGCAGCTGAAAAAATACAAATCGGCATTAAACTCACCAAAGGACTCGGTGCAGGAGCTAATCCGGAGATCGGTCACAGTGCGGCCGAAGAGAGTCGTGACGAGATTGCCAAAGCGCTGCTCGGTGCCGATATGGTTTTTGTTGCCGCCGGTATGGGTGGTGGAACAGGAACGGGAGCCGCTCCCGTTGTTGCCGAGATCGCCAGGGAAATTGGAGCCTTGACAGTCGGCGTTGTTACAAGGCCTTTCTCGTTCGAGGGACGCAAAAGAGCCATGCAGGCTGAAAGAGGGATCCTTGAACTGAAGGAAAAGGTTGATACGCTGATTACCATTCCAAATGACAGACTCTTGCAGGTTGTCGATAAACATACGACGGTCCAGGAAGCTTTCAGCATTGCTGATGACATCCTACTGCAGGGTGTTCAGGGCATATCCAACTTGATCACCATTCCGGGACTCATCAACCTCGACTTTGCTGATGTGAAGACCATCATGTCTGATACTGGTTCTGCCCTGATGGGAATTGGACAGGCTTCCGGAGAAAACAGAGCGGTTGATGCTGCCCGCAAAGCGATTTCGAGCCCGCTGCTCGAGACTTCGATTGAAGGGGCGAAGGGTGTCCTGCTGAATATCACCGGTGGTCCGAACCTGACCCTGCTTGAAGTCAACGAAGCTTCCGAAATCGTCGGCGAAGCAGCCGATCAGGAGGCTAACATTATCTTCGGTGCAGTCATCGATGAAAACCTAAAAGATGATGTCCGGGTAACGGTCATTGCCACAGGCTTTGACCAGCGGTCCAACTTTGTCAAAAAACTAAAGAACCCGCAGGAAGCTGTGAAAATGGATGACTACAATCCTTTCAAGGATCATGTGGATATCCCGAATTTCCTGAAGTATAAAAGATAA